The proteins below are encoded in one region of Silene latifolia isolate original U9 population chromosome 2, ASM4854445v1, whole genome shotgun sequence:
- the LOC141642511 gene encoding mannan endo-1,4-beta-mannosidase 6-like translates to MRKIRISRTKIMMIKQQWREKCLYPFLGITLLATLIYFNIDLDFEFPIVLWQRNMAFVGVDDSTHFVIMERNDNNNGRKMGGHHDRDYDHHQSKMYVNGWNSYWLLEPPSKEKVAIMFKKASQMGLNVCRTWAFSDGPGPRSLQISPGVFNDKALQALDYVIVEARKYGIRLILSLVNDLNVFGGKAQYVKWAQEAGVNVSSSADPFYEDSTIKGYYKNYVKAIIKRKNSISGVRYSEEPAIFAWELINEPRCESNSSTFILQAWITEMAAYIKSLDQNHMVTVGLEGFYGMKAAEKSEVNPGEWASVLGTDFIHNSAVDGIDFASVHLYPDSWMPHANETEKLNFISKWMDSHISDAENILKKPVVFTEVGCPSDAKGEIYNRHSLFKTVFDKIYESAKEGKAGAGAMIWQLFVEDMDEYEDGFSMVAWNQPAIYRLIVKQSCRLRSIFWKRKSIRELDSNDPCYGLVS, encoded by the exons atgagGAAAATAAGGATTTCTAGGACCAAAATTATGATGATTAAACAACAATGGAGAGAAAAATGTTTATACCCTTTTTTAGGAATTACATTATTAGCAACTCTTATTTACTTTAATATAGACTTAGATTTTGAATTTCCCATTGTTTTATGGCAAAGAAACATGGCTTTTGTTGGTGTCGATGATTCGACACACTTTGTTATTATGGAGCGTAACGATAATAATAATGGAAGGAAGATGGGTGGTCATCATGATCGCGATTATGATCATCATCAATCAAAGATGTATGTTAATGGTTGGAATTCATATTGGTTGTTGGAACCACCTTCTAAGGAAAAGGTGGCTATTATGTTTAAGAAAGCTTCTCAAATGGGGTTGAATGTTTGTAGAACTTGGGCTTTTAGTGATGGACCTGGTCCTAGATCCTTGCAGATTTCTCCCGGGGTTTTTAACGACAAAGCGCTTCAG GCATTAGATTATGTGATAGTTGAAGCGAGGAAGTATGGTATACGGTTAATCCTGAGTCTTGTCAATGATCTGAATGTGTTCGGTGGGAAAGCACAGTATGTTAAATGGGCGCAGGAAGCTGGAGTCAATGTCTCATCCTCAGCTGATCCGTTCTACGAAGATTCTACAATTAAGGGTTACTATAAAAATTACGTCAAG GCTATCATCAAGAGAAAGAACTCCATAAGTGGAGTTAGATATTCCGAGGAACCAGCAATTTTTGCATGGGAGCTTATAAATGAACCGAGATGTGAATCTAATTCTTCGACTTTTATTCTTCAG GCTTGGATAACTGAAATGGCTGCATATATCAAGAGTCTAGACCAAAACCATATGGTGACAGTTGGGCTCGAAGGGTTTTATGGCATGAAAGCTGCAGAAAAGTCGGAGGTTAATCCCGGAGAATGGGCTTCTGTACTCGGAACAGACTTCATACACAATTCAGCTGTCGATGGCATTGACTTTGCTTCTGTTCATTTATACCCTGACAGCTG GATGCCACACGCAAACGAGACTGAGAAGTTGAACTTCATATCAAAATGGATGGATTCTCATATCAGTGATGCCGAAAACATACTGAAGAAACCAGTTGTGTTTACGGAAGTAGGCTGTCCATCGGATGCCAAAGGGGAAATCTATAACCGGCACTCTTTGTTCAAAACTGTTTTTGACAAAATATACGAGTCAGCCAAAGAAGGGAAAGCAGGAGCAGGGGCGATGATATGGCAATTATTTGTCGAAGACATGGATGAATATGAAGACGGGTTTTCTATGGTGGCATGGAACCAACCCGCTATTTACAGACTTATTGTAAAACAGTCTTGTAGACTTCGGAGTATCTTTTGGAAAAGGAAATCAATTCGAGAACTTGACTCAAATGATCCTTGTTACGGCCTTGTGTCCTAA